A stretch of DNA from Paenibacillus albus:
TTCCATTATGCGCCGCTCAAGACCGGCTTTATGATTCTGCCGCAAGTCGCGATGACGGGTGTATTCATGCCGATCGGCGGTAAGCTGTTCGACAAATTCGGAGCTCGCTTCGTTTGCGTGGTCGGGATCGCTTTTGTCGCGGCAGGCATGTTCTACATGTCGCAAATTCAGGCCGATTCCGGCGCGGGATATGTGATCACGGCGACGATGATTATGGGCGTAGGCATGGGATTGTCCATGATGCCTGTAAACACGCATATCTTAAAAGCTGCTCCAAGACGACTTGTAGACCGGGTAACGCCGCTTACTTCGGCTGCCCAGCAAGTCGTGGTTTCATTCGCCGTAGCGGGATTGGCGAGCTACCTGAGTACGCGAATGGCGGATCATATGGCTGATTCGAAAGGCGATCAAGGCGTCTCGCTCGTAGCCTCTTTCGGAGATACGTTCTTCATCGCGGGCTGCATCGCGGTTGCAGGCGCTTTACTGGCAATTGCATTGCGGAAGCCGAAGGCTTCGGAAGATGACGGTACAGAGGGCGTTCATGCTCCCGTCATGATGCATTAATCGGTTTTACGAGGCTAGAGGCTATATCGTTAGGAACGATGCTTGAATATAATAAGGCCGGGAAGCTCGCCGCCATGGTGGGCCTGCCGGCCTTTTTCCATGCAAGGGTTATAACGCGTAACTGTAAAACTGGGCTAAGGTTACAAACAAAGCTCGAACGTTTTTGTGGTACAATGATTCGGGTAATTCATAAATTTTATAAATTGTAGTTTAGGTGCATATATGAATGGAGATAGAGAACAATGAGTTTGTTGACAGTGGAGCAATTATCGCATACTTTCGGCGACAGGATTCTGTTTAAGAACGTGTCTTTCCGTTTGCTTGAAGGCGAGCGTGTCGGGCTGGTCGGTGCGAATGGTACTGGAAAATCCACGCTTATGAATATTTTGACAGGAAAGCTGCTGAAGGACGAAGGTAAAGTGGAATGGACGCCGCGCGTTCGTTACGGTTACTTGGACCAGCATACGAAGCTTGAAGCGGGTAAAACCATTCGGGACGTGCTCAAGGATGCTTTTGAACCGCTGCTTGTATTGGAAGAGGAACTTAACGATATTGCCGCGCAAATGGGCGATGCCGACCCGGATACGCTGGATCAATTATTGGTGCGTATGGGAGAGATTCAAGAAGAGCTAGAGATCGGCGATTTCTACCTCATCGACGTTAAGGTTGAGGAAATGGCTAATGGTCTGGGTCTTAGCGTGATCGGGCTGGACCGCGAAGTCACGGCGCTTAGCGGCGGACAACGGACGAAGGTGCTGCTCGCCAAGCTGCTGCTTGAGAAGCCGGGCGTCCTATTGCTGGATGAGCCCACGAACTATTTGGATGAAGAACATATTAACTGGCTCACGAATTATTTGAAGAACTATCCGCATGCACTTGTTCTGATTTCTCATGAAACAGGTTTTATGAATCAGGTCGTCGACGTGATCTACCATCTTGAATTCACGAAGCTGACCCGTTATTCGGCCAATTACGACAAGTTTCTGGAGATGTCTCAGCTGAACAAAGCGCAGCACATCGATGCTTATGAGAAGCAGCAAGATTATATTAAGAAGCAAGAGGAATTCATCAATAAGAATAAGGCGCGTGCTTCCACCTCAGGGCGGGCAAAGAGCCGCGAGAAGCAGCTCGACCGAATTGATCGCATCGACAAGCCGGAGGAAGCGGCAAAGCCGACCTTTAACTTTAAAGAATCCCGTACAAGCGGCAAGACGGTATTCGAAGCCGTTGGAATGGTTATCGGCTACAGCAAGCCGCTCCTGCCTAAGATGGATATGGTGATTGAGCGGGGCGATAAGATTGCAATCGTAGGGTGCAACGGCGTCGGTAAATCTACGCTTTTAAAGTCGATTCTTGGCGTTATTCCCCCGCTGGACGGCAAGACCTATCTCGGCGATTATTTATCCCCGGCTTACTTCGAGCAGGAATCCAAAGCGCCAACGATGACTCCGCTTGAAGACGTATGGGATGAATTCTCCTCGATGAACCAGCATGAGGTTCGGGCCGCGCTTGCACGCTGTGGGTTGAAGAACGAGCATATTACGCGTCCTCTTAATCAGCTTAGCGGTGGTGAACAGGCGAAGGTTCGTCTGTGCAAGCTGATGATGCGAGAAAGCAACTGGATTCTGTTCGATGAGCCGACCAACCATTTGGACATCGTCGCCAAAGCTGAATTGAAGCGAGCACTGCAAGCTTATAAGGGCACTGTCGTACTTGTCTCTCACGAGCCGGAGTTCTACGAGGATTGGGTAACCAAGACGTGGGATGTGGAAGCTTGGGCTATGCAGAGCCAAAGATAATGAATAGCAACTAGAGCAGTACCTTTGCAAAAAAAATCGCCAAGTGCAACTATGCACTGGCGATTTTTTATGTTGTTCTATGAGTCCAATGACAATGGCGCTTAGGCTGCTCGACCTAACCTTTTACTGTACCAGACCGTGCTTATGATCATATATATTGCTGAAACGCCGGCAATAATCAATAGTGTTATATCGCTCATATCGCCGAATGCACCAAATAGACTGGTTTTGACCATCGTAAAGAATAAGACATTAAACGAACAGCCTATTAGAATCACATACCAGATTGATTTCAGTTTGCTGTACATATAGCCGTACAGAAATCCTAGCGGTATGCCAAGAAGCTGCATGGCAATTCCACCCGGCTGCAAGGCAGCAATAATAAGCGAGATGACGAGCATTGCCCAGAAGCTAGGCACGCTCCTTCGTGCTTCATTAAACATAATGCCCATAAAGAGAACGAGTTCCAGCGCAGTATTCAGGGCAGCGGACGCAATCAAATAAAAAGCGGCTACATTGCTGTATTGAGCCGTAAAATTCTCTAATTCTGATATTCCCTGATGAAGAAGAAACTTCATGACCGAGGCGAACATGAGGGCAAAAGCCAGACCAACGGTGATCATATGTATAGCTTGCGGCAACCGGATGGGCAAGTATTGATGGAGCTGAATGAAACTTGAGGGAGACGGGGTTTTAAGAATCTTGTACTTCAAGGAGTAGGCGATCCGGGATAAGACAATTGAAAGGACCAATACGATAAAAACCTGGGCAGGAAGCTGATCTCCCTTCCCGAATTGCCCCCAGTCAAAGATTGGATTCACAATAAAGTTGTACAGCAATATAGCCATAATGATCATGGCTGTGTACAGCAAATAGTTCACCAACATTCCTGCGTATCGAGTCATACAAGTTCCGCCTCTCCCACAGAGGTGCAATCTTAAAGCCCGGAGCTGCCGCATTAGGCGACCCCGGGCTGTTCGCGTTCACTTCGTCAAAGAACCGAATGTCAATATCACGGACGACCGCTCGGCATCCGCATCGTCAGG
This window harbors:
- a CDS encoding ABC-F family ATP-binding cassette domain-containing protein, which produces MSLLTVEQLSHTFGDRILFKNVSFRLLEGERVGLVGANGTGKSTLMNILTGKLLKDEGKVEWTPRVRYGYLDQHTKLEAGKTIRDVLKDAFEPLLVLEEELNDIAAQMGDADPDTLDQLLVRMGEIQEELEIGDFYLIDVKVEEMANGLGLSVIGLDREVTALSGGQRTKVLLAKLLLEKPGVLLLDEPTNYLDEEHINWLTNYLKNYPHALVLISHETGFMNQVVDVIYHLEFTKLTRYSANYDKFLEMSQLNKAQHIDAYEKQQDYIKKQEEFINKNKARASTSGRAKSREKQLDRIDRIDKPEEAAKPTFNFKESRTSGKTVFEAVGMVIGYSKPLLPKMDMVIERGDKIAIVGCNGVGKSTLLKSILGVIPPLDGKTYLGDYLSPAYFEQESKAPTMTPLEDVWDEFSSMNQHEVRAALARCGLKNEHITRPLNQLSGGEQAKVRLCKLMMRESNWILFDEPTNHLDIVAKAELKRALQAYKGTVVLVSHEPEFYEDWVTKTWDVEAWAMQSQR
- a CDS encoding CPBP family intramembrane glutamic endopeptidase, with the protein product MTRYAGMLVNYLLYTAMIIMAILLYNFIVNPIFDWGQFGKGDQLPAQVFIVLVLSIVLSRIAYSLKYKILKTPSPSSFIQLHQYLPIRLPQAIHMITVGLAFALMFASVMKFLLHQGISELENFTAQYSNVAAFYLIASAALNTALELVLFMGIMFNEARRSVPSFWAMLVISLIIAALQPGGIAMQLLGIPLGFLYGYMYSKLKSIWYVILIGCSFNVLFFTMVKTSLFGAFGDMSDITLLIIAGVSAIYMIISTVWYSKRLGRAA